A region of the Candidatus Methylomirabilota bacterium genome:
ACCATTCCCAAGAAGAGGACAACGCCAATGAGTGATGACGTCAAGCGCATGTACATCGATGGACAGTGGGTGCTCGCCGAGGGCGGGGCGACGTTCGACGTCATCAACCCCGCTGACCAGTCGGCGGTGGGTCGGGTGGCCAACGGGGCCGTGCCCGAGATCCGCCGCGCGGTGCAGGCGGCCCACGCCGCGTTCCAGGGCTGGTCGGGGCGGGCACCCAAGGACCGGGGGCGAATCCTGCTCGCCATCCAGGAGCGCATGGAGGAGCGCCGCGACGACCTGGCCCGGCTGGTCACGCTCGAGAACGGCAAGCCCTTCGAAGAGGCGAGGAAGGAGGTGCAGTTCTCGCTCGGCTACTTCGGCTGGTTCGGCGAGGAGGCCCGCCGGATCGGCGGCGAGTGGGTGGCCTCGCCCCACCCGGGCAAGCGCTACCTGGTGTTGCGCCAGGCGATCGGACCCGTCGCCGCGGTGACCCCGTGGAACTTCCCGGCCACCATGGTCACGCGGAAGATCGCGCCGGCCCTGGCCGCCGGCTGCACGGTCGTGCTCAAGCCGGCCTCGGCCACCCCGCTCACGGCCCTGGCCATCGCCGAGATCACGCAGGAGGCCGGGCTGCCGCCCGGCGTCTTCAACGTGCTGACCACGAACCGCTCCCGCCTCGTCGGCAACGAGCTGCTCACCCATCCGCTCATCCGGAAGATCGGCTTCACCGGATCGACTGACGTGGGCAAGGGCATCATGGAGACGGCGGCGAAGCAGATCAAGCGGCTCAGCTTCGAGCTGGGCGGCAACGCGCCGTTCATCATCTTCGACGACGCGGATCTGGGCCCGGCCGTGGAGGGGGCGGCGGCCATGAAGTTCCTCCGCGTCGGCGGTCAGTCGTGCATCTGCGCCAACCGCATCTACGTCCAGCGGAGCATCGCCGGCCGCTTCGTCCCCGCCTTCATCGAGGCGGTCAAACGTCTCAAGGTCGCCCCCGGCTTCGAGCCCGGCGCGCAGATCGGGCCGCTCATCAACGAGGAGACGCGGGCCAAGGTGCACGGGCTGGTCCAGGATGCGGTGAAGCACGGCGCCAAGCTCGTCACGGGCGGGCACTATCTCACGGACGGCCCCTACAAGAACGGCTTCTTCTACGCGCCCGCGGTGCTGCTCGACGTCACCGACGAGATGGCCATCGCCCAGGAGGAGATCTTCGGACCGGCCGCCCCCGTGCTGATCTTCGACACCGAGGAGGAGGTGATCCGCCGGGCCAACGCCACTACCTTCGGCCTGGCCGCCTACTTTTACACCCGCGACCTGGCCCGGCTGATGCGGGTGTCCGAACAGCTCGAGTACGGCCTGGTGGGCGCCAACGACGCCACCGGCTACACCCACGAGATCCCCTTCGGGGGCTTCAAGGAGTCGGGGCTCGGCCGGGAGGGTGGACACGAGGGCATAGAGGAGTACACTGAGGTGAAATCCGTCGTCGTCAACCTGGGTTAATTCCTTGATCACCGTCGAGAGGGGGTCGACCATGCCTCTCTACGAGTACTTCTGCGAGACGTGCGCGAAGGAAGTCGCTGTCACCATGTCCATCAGCGAGCACGACAAGGCCCAGGCCGCCTGCCCGCACTGTGGCGGCACGGCAATGCGGCCGCTGGTGAGCACGATCTTCACTCAGACCTCACGAAAGTCCTGAGCGAGGCCAGCATGAAACTGACAGGCAAGCGGATCGCGATCCTGGCCGAGAACATGTACCAGGAGATGGAGCTGTGGGTGCCCTACTATCGCCTCAAGGAGGAGGGGGCCGAGGTGAAGGTGGTCGGGGCCGGCGGCGCCAAGACCTACGCCTCCAAGCACGGCTATCCGGTAACGGTGGACGTGCAGGCCGATCAGGTGAAGGCGGTAGAGTTCGACGCGGTGGTCGTTCCCGGCGGGTACGCGCCGGACTTGATGCGTCGTCATGCGGCCATGGTGGCTCTGGTGCGCGAGGCGGCCCAGCAGGGCAAGGTGGTCGCCGCCATCTGCCATGCCGGCTGGATGCTCGTGTCGGCGGGCCTGCTCGAGGGACGCAAGGCCACGTCCTTCTTTTCCATCAAGGACGACCTCATCGCCGCCGGCGCTAACTGGGTCGACGAGGAAGTCGTGGTCGACGGGACCCTGATCACGTCGCGCAAGCCCGACGACCTCCCCGCGTTCTGCCGGGCGATCGTGCAGGCGCTGGCGAAGAGCTAGCGAAGCGGAGACAGGTGCTGGGGCCGTCCCAGCACCTGTCGAGCAGTTCCCCGAACCAGGGGGCGGAAGAGCGGGGGAGGGCCCGGCGGCCGCGGCAGTCTCGGCTGTCGGCGGCCAGGGCGTGATAGCGTATTGTGCTATCGCCGCTAGCACGCTATGCTAGCGAGCCGTGGCGACCATCATCATCCGCAACCTGGACGAGGAGGTGGCCGAGCGCCTGCGGCTGCAGGCTCGCCTCCGCGGGGTGTCGGTCGAGCAGGAGGCCCGGCGCATCCTGGCCGATGGCACACGGCTGACCCGCGCCGAGATTGCGGCACGCGCCGTCGCCATCCGCGCCCGCCAGCGCCCGCATCGCTCCCGTGGCGTGGATCTGATCCGAGAAGACCGGGAACGATGACGGCGCGCCGGGCGGCCCGGCCCCCGCTTCGGGCGCGGGAGCGCGCCGCCCGGTACACGCTGGCGACTGCCGGCCCGGTCGTCGTCGATGCGTCGATGGCCTTCCTCTGGTTCGCGAACGAGCCCGATCACGCTGGGGCCGGGCGCCTTCTCGAAGCCGAATCCGCCCTGCTCGCGCCGGATCTCATGGCCGCCGAGGTAGCC
Encoded here:
- a CDS encoding NAD-dependent succinate-semialdehyde dehydrogenase → MSDDVKRMYIDGQWVLAEGGATFDVINPADQSAVGRVANGAVPEIRRAVQAAHAAFQGWSGRAPKDRGRILLAIQERMEERRDDLARLVTLENGKPFEEARKEVQFSLGYFGWFGEEARRIGGEWVASPHPGKRYLVLRQAIGPVAAVTPWNFPATMVTRKIAPALAAGCTVVLKPASATPLTALAIAEITQEAGLPPGVFNVLTTNRSRLVGNELLTHPLIRKIGFTGSTDVGKGIMETAAKQIKRLSFELGGNAPFIIFDDADLGPAVEGAAAMKFLRVGGQSCICANRIYVQRSIAGRFVPAFIEAVKRLKVAPGFEPGAQIGPLINEETRAKVHGLVQDAVKHGAKLVTGGHYLTDGPYKNGFFYAPAVLLDVTDEMAIAQEEIFGPAAPVLIFDTEEEVIRRANATTFGLAAYFYTRDLARLMRVSEQLEYGLVGANDATGYTHEIPFGGFKESGLGREGGHEGIEEYTEVKSVVVNLG
- a CDS encoding FmdB family zinc ribbon protein; translated protein: MPLYEYFCETCAKEVAVTMSISEHDKAQAACPHCGGTAMRPLVSTIFTQTSRKS
- a CDS encoding type 1 glutamine amidotransferase domain-containing protein, producing MKLTGKRIAILAENMYQEMELWVPYYRLKEEGAEVKVVGAGGAKTYASKHGYPVTVDVQADQVKAVEFDAVVVPGGYAPDLMRRHAAMVALVREAAQQGKVVAAICHAGWMLVSAGLLEGRKATSFFSIKDDLIAAGANWVDEEVVVDGTLITSRKPDDLPAFCRAIVQALAKS
- a CDS encoding plasmid stabilization protein, with translation MATIIIRNLDEEVAERLRLQARLRGVSVEQEARRILADGTRLTRAEIAARAVAIRARQRPHRSRGVDLIREDRER